The following proteins are encoded in a genomic region of Peromyscus eremicus chromosome 14, PerEre_H2_v1, whole genome shotgun sequence:
- the LOC131923930 gene encoding LOW QUALITY PROTEIN: interferon alpha-inducible protein 27-like protein 1 (The sequence of the model RefSeq protein was modified relative to this genomic sequence to represent the inferred CDS: inserted 1 base in 1 codon) — protein MAAATHEQLRFNQHIVTVLWPPFRLCGPRPPKCLEPRLDSNAMSEKGTLVASLVSGITASAAMGKAGGAVSGTILAASQVTHKAPLPTAMTVAAVPPXLSAVGFTGAGIAASSLAAKMMSLSAIANGGGVAAGSLVATLQSVGAAGLSMSSKFLVGSAGSALVTCVMGI, from the exons atggccgcGGCCACCCACGAGCAGCTCCGATTTAACCAACACATAGTCACTGTACTCTGGCCTCCCTTCAGACTCTGTGGGCCTCGGCCACCTAAG TGTTTGGAACCCCGACTCGACTCCAATGCAATGTCTGAAAAAGGCACACTGGTGGCTTCCCTTGTCTCAGGGATAACAGCTTCAGCAGCCATGGGCAAAGCTGGAGGGGCAGTCTCTGGCACCATTCTAGCTGCCTCACAGG TTACCCACAAAGCTCCTCTTCCCACAGCCATGACCGTCGCTGCCGTCCCCC TGCTGAGTGCTGTGGGCTTCACTGGGGCAGGAATCGCTGCCTCCTCTCTAGCAGCTAAGATGATGTCCTTGTCAGCTATTGCTAATGGAGGCGGAGTTGCAGCTGGTAGCCTGGTGGCCACTCTGCAGTCAGTGG gagCTGCAGGACTCTCCATGTCATCGAAATTCCTCGTGGGCTCTGCAGGATCTGCTCTGGTGACCTGTGTGATGGGCATCTGA
- the LOC131924517 gene encoding interferon alpha-inducible protein 27-like protein 2A, producing MLGTVIGATIGGVVAVTAAPIALGAMGFTGTGIAAASIAAKMMSAAAIANGGGVAAGSLVATLQSVGVVGLSTSTNIVLGTVGAAVGALL from the exons ATGTTGG GAACTGTGATTGGTGCTACAATAGGAGGAG TTGTGGCTGTGACTGCTGCGCCCATAGCCCTGGGTGCCATGGGCTTCACTGGGACAGGAATAGCAGCAGCATCCATAGCAGCCAAGATGATGTCAGCAGCAGCAATCGCCAACGGGGGTGGAGTTGCAGCAGGAAGCCTGGTAGCCACACTACAGTCAGTGG GGGTTGTTGGACTCTCTACATCAACCAACATCGTCCTGGGCACAGTTGGGGCAGCCGTTGGAGCTTTGCTTTGA